Proteins from a single region of Gemmatimonadetes bacterium SCN 70-22:
- a CDS encoding carbonic anhydrase (macrophage inducible 5; Mig-5) translates to MKVHDQQTQASTTPQMALDFLRAGNLRFVRNLKANRDLLQQANLTREGQWPFATILSCIDSRTSAELIFDQGLGDIFSIRIAGNIVNADILGSMEFACKVAGSKLIVVLGHTGCGAVKGACDHVEMGNLTELLAKVQPAVYAERTVTDPGQRHSKNKSFVENVSRINVMRSVHSIVDRSYILEKMIEEEKIGVIGGMHDLDSGMVEFFEETRVFTRGDIERLKLA, encoded by the coding sequence ATGAAAGTTCACGACCAGCAGACCCAGGCCAGCACGACGCCGCAGATGGCGCTCGACTTCCTGCGCGCAGGCAACCTGCGTTTCGTTCGCAACCTCAAGGCCAATCGCGACCTGCTGCAGCAGGCCAACCTGACCCGCGAAGGCCAGTGGCCATTCGCCACGATCCTCTCCTGCATCGACTCCCGGACCTCGGCGGAGCTGATCTTCGACCAGGGACTGGGCGACATCTTCTCCATCCGCATCGCCGGCAACATCGTCAACGCCGACATCCTCGGCAGCATGGAGTTCGCCTGCAAGGTGGCGGGGAGCAAGCTGATCGTGGTGCTCGGCCACACGGGGTGCGGCGCGGTGAAGGGGGCCTGCGACCACGTGGAGATGGGGAACCTGACCGAGCTCCTCGCCAAGGTGCAGCCGGCGGTGTACGCGGAGCGCACGGTCACCGACCCCGGACAGCGCCACTCGAAGAACAAGAGCTTCGTGGAGAACGTGTCCCGCATCAACGTGATGCGCTCGGTGCACTCCATCGTCGACCGCTCCTACATCCTCGAGAAGATGATCGAGGAGGAGAAGATCGGCGTCATCGGCGGCATGCACGACCTCGACTCGGGGATGGTCGAGTTCTTCGAGGAGACGCGTGTCTTCACCCGGGGCGACATCGAGCGGCTCAAGCTGGCGTAG
- a CDS encoding ABC transporter ATP-binding protein: MPILFGYLRQYWKLVLVALLLAATNQVFSLLDPLIFRHIIDEYATRYGDYSRAEFFRGVALLLLAAVGVAFVSRVAKNFQDYVVNVITQRVGAQLYSDGLRHALGLPYAAFEDQRSGETLGKLQKARTDSERFVTAAINIVFTTLVGVIFVMVYAFNVHWSIAPAFFLTVPLLGGLSSILSRRIKSIQQVIVAETTALAGSTTESLRNIELVKSLGLTDQEVQRLNNTTQKILRLELKKVRYIRSLSFIQGTAVNFMRTAILFLMLYLIFDRQITVGQFFSLLIYSFFIFGPLQELGNVINIYREAEASMANFERVMQAPLDPRPAHPVAIDALEELRFEDVSFTHQTATTPAINDISFTVRRGETIAFVGPSGSGKTTLVKLLVGLYAPRTGHIRYNGHDSSRIDLDRFRERMGLVTQDAQLFSGTIRENLLFVRPDATDAECLDVLRRAAAQRLLARADQGLDTLIGEGGVKVSGGEKQRLSIARALLRNPHLLVFDEATSALDSLTEEEVSQTVREVSAREDAVTILIAHRLSTVMHADRIYVLERGEIVESGRHEELLAERGLYHAMWRQQVGEQRVTGEFRVPAGAGR, translated from the coding sequence ATGCCCATCCTCTTCGGCTACCTGCGGCAGTACTGGAAGCTGGTCCTCGTCGCCTTGCTCCTGGCGGCCACCAACCAGGTCTTCTCGCTCCTCGACCCGCTCATCTTCCGCCACATCATCGACGAGTACGCGACGCGCTACGGCGATTACTCCCGCGCCGAGTTCTTCCGCGGGGTCGCGCTCCTCCTCCTGGCCGCGGTCGGGGTCGCCTTCGTCTCGCGGGTGGCCAAGAACTTCCAGGACTACGTCGTCAACGTCATCACCCAGCGTGTCGGCGCCCAGCTCTACAGCGACGGGCTGCGCCACGCGCTCGGGCTCCCCTACGCCGCCTTCGAGGACCAGCGCTCCGGGGAGACGTTAGGCAAGCTGCAGAAGGCGCGCACCGACAGCGAGCGGTTCGTGACGGCGGCCATCAACATCGTCTTCACCACCCTCGTCGGCGTGATCTTCGTGATGGTCTATGCCTTCAACGTCCACTGGTCCATCGCCCCGGCCTTCTTCCTGACCGTCCCCCTGCTCGGGGGGCTCAGCTCGATCCTCAGCCGGCGCATCAAGTCGATCCAGCAGGTCATCGTCGCCGAGACGACCGCCCTGGCCGGGAGCACCACCGAGTCGCTGCGCAACATCGAGCTCGTCAAGAGCCTCGGCCTCACCGACCAGGAGGTGCAACGCCTCAACAACACCACCCAGAAGATCCTCAGGCTGGAGCTGAAGAAGGTGCGCTACATCCGCTCGCTGTCGTTCATCCAGGGAACGGCGGTGAACTTCATGCGCACCGCCATCCTCTTCCTGATGCTCTACCTGATCTTCGACCGGCAGATCACGGTGGGGCAGTTCTTCTCGCTCCTGATCTACTCGTTCTTCATCTTCGGCCCGCTGCAGGAACTGGGGAACGTGATCAACATCTACCGGGAGGCCGAGGCGTCGATGGCCAACTTCGAGCGGGTGATGCAGGCGCCGCTCGACCCCCGGCCGGCCCATCCCGTCGCCATCGACGCCCTGGAGGAGCTGCGCTTCGAGGACGTCTCGTTCACGCACCAGACGGCGACCACCCCCGCCATCAACGACATCTCGTTCACGGTGCGGCGCGGCGAGACCATCGCCTTCGTGGGGCCGTCGGGGTCGGGCAAGACGACGCTGGTCAAGCTCCTGGTGGGGCTCTACGCGCCGCGCACGGGGCACATTCGGTACAACGGGCACGACAGCTCGCGCATCGACCTCGACCGGTTCCGCGAGCGGATGGGGCTCGTGACGCAGGATGCGCAGCTCTTTTCGGGGACCATCCGAGAGAACCTCCTCTTCGTGCGCCCGGATGCCACCGACGCCGAGTGCCTGGACGTGCTGCGCCGCGCCGCCGCGCAGCGCCTGCTGGCGCGCGCCGACCAGGGGCTCGACACCCTGATCGGCGAGGGCGGGGTGAAGGTGTCGGGGGGCGAGAAGCAGCGCCTCTCCATCGCCCGCGCCCTGCTGCGCAACCCGCACCTCCTGGTCTTCGACGAGGCCACCTCGGCGCTCGATTCGCTCACCGAGGAGGAGGTCTCGCAGACGGTGCGCGAGGTCTCGGCGCGCGAGGATGCCGTCACCATCCTCATCGCCCACCGCCTGTCCACCGTGATGCACGCCGACCGCATCTACGTCCTCGAGCGGGGCGAGATCGTCGAGTCGGGGCGCCACGAGGAGCTGCTGGCGGAGCGCGGGCTGTACCATGCCATGTGGCGCCAGCAGGTGGGCGAGCAGCGCGTGACCGGCGAATTCCGCGTCCCGGCGGGGGCGGGGCGTTAG
- a CDS encoding ABC transporter permease: protein MIVLAFVVQTLRIAIPYLLAAAGGVLSERSGVIALTLEGWMLTGAFTATIGTYYSGSAWVGVLCGIAGGVLAALLHAVACIRYRADQVVVGIAINLLAVGITRFFLRLAFDSSSNSPRVAGFDWLSGTGDGRGETGVLASLANPLVLIGVLSLWFVWWGLYRTPFGLRLRAVGEKPEAAASLGVAVNQVRWIAVLGGGALAALGGTYLALEQHQFTDSMTAGRGFIALAAVIFGKWEPRRVAIACLLFAAAETLQIQLQGLQLIPSQFVEMIPYILTIVAVAGVVGRAVPPAALGKAAD from the coding sequence GTGATCGTCCTCGCCTTCGTCGTCCAGACGCTGCGCATCGCCATCCCCTACCTGCTGGCCGCAGCGGGCGGCGTCCTCTCCGAGCGCTCCGGCGTCATCGCCCTCACGCTCGAGGGGTGGATGCTGACGGGGGCCTTCACGGCGACCATCGGGACGTACTACTCGGGATCGGCGTGGGTGGGGGTGCTGTGCGGGATCGCGGGCGGGGTCCTGGCCGCCCTGCTGCATGCCGTCGCCTGCATCCGCTATCGCGCCGACCAGGTGGTGGTGGGGATCGCGATCAACCTGCTGGCGGTCGGGATCACGCGCTTCTTCCTGCGGCTGGCGTTCGATTCGTCGTCGAACTCGCCGCGGGTGGCGGGGTTCGACTGGCTGTCCGGGACGGGAGACGGGAGAGGGGAGACGGGGGTGCTGGCTTCGCTCGCGAACCCGCTCGTCCTGATCGGCGTTCTCTCCCTGTGGTTCGTCTGGTGGGGGCTGTACCGGACGCCGTTCGGGCTGCGGCTCCGGGCGGTGGGGGAAAAGCCGGAGGCGGCGGCGTCGCTGGGGGTGGCGGTGAACCAGGTGAGGTGGATCGCCGTGCTGGGGGGAGGGGCGCTGGCGGCGCTGGGGGGGACCTACCTGGCGCTCGAGCAGCACCAATTTACCGATAGCATGACGGCGGGGCGCGGCTTCATCGCCCTGGCGGCCGTTATCTTCGGAAAGTGGGAGCCCCGTCGGGTGGCGATTGCCTGCCTCCTGTTCGCCGCCGCCGAGACGTTGCAGATCCAGCTACAAGGGCTCCAGCTCATTCCGTCGCAATTCGTGGAGATGATCCCCTATATCCTGACCATCGTGGCCGTGGCCGGCGTGGTGGGGCGCGCGGTGCCGCCCGCGGCGCTCGGCAAGGCCGCGGACTGA
- a CDS encoding tyrosine phenol-lyase, translated as MTHPTPKTMGQQFGRRSWAEPWKIKMVEPLTMTTREQRERALAEAGYNTFLLHSDDVYIDLLTDSGTSAMSDRQWAGMMMGDEAYAGSRNYYHLEAAIQKYYGYQYIVPTHQGRGAEHLISRVAIKAGQWVPGNMYFTTTRAHQELAGGTFTDIIIDEAHDPTSTHPFKGNVDLDKVQALIDRVGAPNIAYISVAGTVNMAGGQPVSMANIRALRALADRHGIKVYLDATRMAENAWFIQEREDGYADKSVAEILREFCGYTDGAWMSAKKDSLVNIGGWLAVNDFHLFEELRNLVVVFEGLHTYGGLAGRDMEAMAIGIEESVQDAHMRSRIGQVRYLGDLLTDWEIPIVQPVGGHAVFLDAKAFYPRLPQVQFPAQVLAAELYLDSGIRAMERGIASAGRDPRTGDHHYPKLELTRLTIPRRVYTQAHMDVVAESVKSVWDARERARGLRMTYEPRFLRFFQARFERV; from the coding sequence ATGACGCACCCGACACCGAAGACGATGGGCCAGCAGTTCGGCCGCCGCTCGTGGGCCGAACCGTGGAAGATCAAGATGGTCGAGCCGCTGACCATGACCACGCGGGAGCAGCGCGAGCGCGCCCTGGCCGAAGCCGGCTACAACACCTTCCTCCTGCACAGCGACGACGTCTACATCGACCTCCTCACCGACAGCGGGACCAGCGCCATGTCGGACCGCCAGTGGGCGGGGATGATGATGGGCGACGAGGCCTACGCCGGGAGCCGCAACTACTACCACCTCGAGGCGGCGATCCAGAAGTACTACGGCTACCAGTACATCGTCCCCACGCACCAGGGGCGTGGCGCCGAGCACCTCATCAGCCGGGTGGCCATCAAGGCGGGGCAGTGGGTCCCGGGGAACATGTACTTCACGACCACCCGCGCCCACCAGGAGCTGGCCGGGGGGACCTTCACCGACATCATCATCGACGAGGCGCACGACCCCACGTCGACGCACCCCTTCAAGGGGAACGTCGACCTGGACAAGGTGCAGGCGCTGATCGACCGCGTGGGGGCGCCCAACATCGCCTACATCTCCGTTGCCGGTACGGTCAACATGGCCGGCGGGCAGCCGGTGAGCATGGCGAACATCAGGGCCCTGCGGGCGCTGGCCGACCGGCACGGGATCAAGGTCTACCTCGACGCCACCCGGATGGCGGAGAACGCCTGGTTCATCCAGGAGCGCGAGGACGGGTACGCCGACAAGAGCGTGGCCGAGATCCTGCGCGAGTTCTGCGGCTACACCGACGGGGCGTGGATGAGCGCCAAGAAGGACTCGCTGGTCAACATCGGCGGGTGGCTGGCGGTCAACGACTTCCACCTGTTCGAGGAGCTGCGCAACCTCGTCGTCGTCTTCGAGGGGCTGCACACCTACGGCGGGCTCGCCGGGCGCGACATGGAGGCGATGGCGATCGGGATCGAGGAGAGCGTGCAGGACGCCCACATGCGCTCGCGCATCGGGCAGGTGCGCTACCTCGGCGACCTCCTCACCGACTGGGAGATCCCGATCGTGCAGCCGGTGGGGGGGCACGCGGTCTTCCTGGACGCCAAGGCGTTCTATCCCCGCCTTCCGCAGGTGCAATTCCCGGCGCAGGTGCTGGCCGCCGAGCTGTACCTCGACTCGGGGATCCGCGCGATGGAGCGCGGGATCGCCAGCGCCGGGCGCGACCCCAGGACCGGCGACCACCACTACCCGAAGCTCGAGCTCACCCGCCTGACGATCCCGCGCCGCGTCTACACGCAGGCGCACATGGACGTGGTGGCCGAGTCGGTGAAGAGCGTGTGGGACGCGCGGGAGCGGGCGAGGGGGCTCAGGATGACGTACGAGCCCAGGTTCCTGCGGTTCTTCCAGGCGCGGTTCGAGCGGGTGTAG
- a CDS encoding transporter: MEKVAARTASTSRLPSPVSRLIAALLPPATALLIAAVVGDILILSFGQSPADVFALLIEGTWGNAYGLGQVIYKATTLTFTGLSVALALRAGLFNIGAEGQLAMGGFCAALVGLLVPAGTPAAVAIVLCLAGAALGGAAVAGVPGYLKARFGASEVIVTIMVNLITLAFLNWLIATKLNVAESLHTAEINAGAIPRLSSVVESFRGSAANFVIVVALAAAAFAWWYLFRTRAGYDLRAVGLQPEAAEYGGVKVGGVWLRTMLLAGAAAGLGGTNYVLGYKQYYEEGFAAGAGFLGIAVALVGRNHPVGVVIAALLFATLSQGGLAVNAVVPKQMVDVLTAVVIIAVATSVPEVQRLLRRVRRGGDA, from the coding sequence ATGGAGAAGGTGGCCGCGCGTACGGCCTCGACCTCCCGACTCCCGTCCCCCGTCTCCCGTCTCATCGCTGCCCTTCTCCCCCCCGCCACGGCGCTGCTCATCGCCGCGGTGGTGGGCGACATCCTGATCCTCAGCTTCGGCCAGTCGCCGGCCGACGTCTTCGCGCTCCTGATCGAGGGGACGTGGGGGAACGCGTACGGACTGGGGCAGGTGATCTACAAGGCGACGACGCTGACCTTCACCGGGCTCTCGGTGGCGCTCGCCCTGCGCGCGGGGCTGTTCAACATCGGCGCCGAGGGGCAGCTGGCGATGGGAGGGTTCTGCGCGGCGCTGGTGGGGCTGCTGGTCCCCGCCGGGACGCCGGCGGCCGTCGCCATCGTCCTGTGCCTGGCGGGGGCCGCGTTAGGCGGGGCGGCGGTGGCCGGAGTCCCGGGGTACCTCAAGGCGCGCTTCGGGGCGAGCGAGGTGATCGTGACGATCATGGTCAACCTCATCACCCTCGCCTTCCTCAACTGGCTCATCGCCACGAAGCTCAACGTGGCCGAGTCGTTGCACACGGCGGAGATCAACGCCGGGGCCATCCCGCGCCTGTCGAGCGTGGTCGAGTCGTTCCGCGGATCGGCGGCCAACTTCGTGATCGTCGTCGCCCTCGCCGCGGCGGCCTTCGCCTGGTGGTACCTGTTCCGGACGCGGGCCGGCTACGACCTGCGCGCGGTGGGGTTGCAGCCGGAGGCCGCCGAGTACGGCGGGGTGAAGGTCGGTGGCGTGTGGCTCCGTACCATGCTGCTGGCGGGTGCCGCAGCGGGGCTGGGGGGGACGAACTACGTCCTCGGCTACAAGCAGTACTACGAGGAGGGCTTCGCCGCCGGGGCCGGCTTCCTGGGGATCGCGGTGGCCCTCGTCGGGCGCAACCACCCGGTGGGAGTCGTGATCGCGGCGCTCCTGTTCGCCACGCTGTCGCAGGGGGGGCTGGCGGTCAACGCCGTGGTGCCCAAGCAGATGGTCGACGTCCTCACGGCGGTGGTGATCATCGCGGTGGCGACGAGCGTCCCCGAGGTGCAGCGCCTCCTGAGGCGTGTCCGGCGCGGGGGGGACGCGTGA
- a CDS encoding heme ABC transporter ATP-binding protein: MTGATSTDAPPIAVRAAGVAKAFGAVQANRDASLEVRRGEIHALVGENGAGKSTLMRILSGMFTPDAGTVEVNGRDVTGWSTREAIAAGVGMVHQHFMLVPTLTVAENLVLGQELTRGVQLDVAAAERAVRELCERTGLVVDPRRLVADLTVGEAQRVEILKVLYRGARILILDEPTAVLSPPEITELWRVLRRLTSEGGTVILITHKLDEVVAISSSITVMRAGATVGQLATHDATPAAIARMMVGRDVRLATVVAEDETTSGRDDETPPRGRQGAAVLAVSSLTVASSRKPDEVDDVSFEVRAGEIFGIAGVEGNGQTELVEAIAGLRKPSSGRIALGGDDITTLGVRQRSEAGLSHIPEDRHRRGLVLDYSIADNLILGLQHRFSRRGAVQRAEVQANAAGRIREFDIRPASAALPARALSGGNQQKIVVAREMRGRDYSLLLASQPTRGVDVGAIEFIHEQLRAARDAGKGVLLVSADLVEVLSLADRVAVMYEGRMVATFSRGEASTEVIGAYMTGASRTGEWRGTDAGVERRETGAAPGAGGAGGVA, translated from the coding sequence ATGACCGGCGCCACGTCCACGGACGCCCCCCCGATCGCCGTTCGTGCCGCCGGCGTCGCCAAGGCCTTCGGCGCGGTGCAGGCCAACCGCGACGCCTCGCTCGAGGTGCGCCGCGGCGAGATCCACGCCCTGGTGGGGGAGAACGGTGCGGGGAAGTCGACGCTGATGCGGATCCTGTCGGGGATGTTCACCCCCGACGCCGGCACGGTGGAGGTGAACGGGCGGGACGTGACCGGGTGGTCGACGCGCGAGGCGATCGCGGCCGGCGTGGGGATGGTGCACCAGCACTTCATGCTCGTCCCCACGCTCACGGTGGCCGAGAACCTGGTGCTGGGGCAGGAGCTCACGCGCGGCGTGCAGCTGGACGTTGCAGCCGCGGAGCGGGCGGTGCGGGAGCTGTGCGAGCGCACGGGGCTGGTGGTCGACCCGCGGCGGCTTGTGGCCGACCTCACGGTGGGCGAGGCGCAGCGGGTGGAGATCCTCAAGGTCCTGTACCGTGGCGCCAGGATCCTGATTCTCGACGAGCCGACAGCGGTGCTGTCGCCCCCCGAGATCACGGAGCTCTGGCGGGTGCTGCGGCGCCTGACGAGCGAGGGGGGGACGGTCATCCTCATCACGCACAAGCTGGATGAGGTGGTGGCGATCTCGTCGTCCATCACGGTCATGCGTGCCGGCGCGACGGTCGGGCAGCTGGCGACGCATGATGCGACACCGGCGGCGATCGCCCGGATGATGGTGGGGCGCGACGTCCGACTGGCGACGGTCGTCGCGGAGGACGAGACGACGAGCGGACGGGATGACGAGACACCGCCCCGCGGGCGACAGGGCGCCGCCGTCCTCGCCGTCTCCAGCCTCACGGTCGCCTCGTCGCGCAAGCCCGACGAGGTGGACGACGTCTCGTTCGAGGTGCGCGCCGGGGAGATCTTCGGGATCGCCGGGGTCGAGGGGAACGGGCAGACGGAGCTGGTCGAGGCCATCGCCGGGCTGCGCAAGCCGTCGTCGGGGCGCATCGCACTGGGCGGGGACGACATCACCACGCTCGGCGTGCGCCAGCGGAGCGAGGCGGGGCTCTCGCACATTCCCGAGGACCGGCACCGGCGCGGGCTCGTGCTCGACTACTCCATCGCCGACAACCTCATCCTCGGGCTGCAGCATCGATTTAGTCGCCGAGGCGCCGTGCAGCGCGCCGAGGTGCAGGCGAACGCCGCCGGGCGCATCCGCGAGTTCGACATCCGCCCGGCCAGCGCGGCGCTCCCGGCCCGCGCCCTGTCGGGGGGGAACCAGCAGAAGATCGTCGTCGCCCGCGAGATGCGCGGGCGCGACTACTCGCTCCTCCTGGCCTCCCAACCGACGCGCGGTGTCGACGTGGGGGCGATCGAGTTCATCCACGAGCAACTCCGCGCGGCGCGCGACGCCGGCAAGGGCGTCCTCCTGGTCTCCGCAGACCTGGTCGAGGTGCTGTCGCTGGCCGATCGCGTGGCGGTGATGTACGAGGGGCGGATGGTGGCGACGTTCTCACGGGGCGAGGCGAGCACGGAAGTCATCGGCGCGTACATGACGGGGGCGTCGCGGACCGGGGAGTGGCGCGGGACGGACGCGGGAGTCGAACGCCGGGAGACGGGAGCGGCCCCCGGTGCCGGTGGTGCAGGAGGCGTCGCATGA
- a CDS encoding pyridine nucleotide-disulfide oxidoreductase — translation MKRPRVVIIGGGFGGIAAARAFKGSEVEVVLIDRANHHLFQPLLYQVATATLAPSDIAVPIRWILRKHANVRVVMGEVTAIDVDARQVVVDHGAITESFDFLIVAAGARHAYFGHDEWEPSAPGLKSLDDALEIRNRFLQAFELAERCEDPAERGALQTIVIIGGGPTGVELAGLMATIARDVLQNDFRCIDTRRTRVLLLEGGNRLLPSFPGHLSAAAYRDVAELGVEIRLDSIVTRIEDDAVYVGDERIATRTVFWAAGNAASPLGRMLGAPVDRVGRVVVEPDLSIPGHPEVFVVGDLASVQRGDGRLVPGVAPAANQEGAWAARNVLRTLRRQERKAFRYFNKGDLATIGRHRAIADFGTIDFTGIPAWLLWLFVHIMYLVGFRNRVTVLIQWAWAYFAYQRGARLITGASGHRSGREGAESVDG, via the coding sequence ATGAAGCGGCCCAGGGTCGTGATCATCGGCGGGGGGTTCGGCGGCATCGCCGCGGCCCGCGCCTTCAAGGGGAGCGAGGTGGAGGTCGTCCTCATCGACCGCGCCAACCACCACCTCTTCCAGCCGCTCCTGTACCAGGTGGCGACCGCCACCCTGGCGCCATCCGACATCGCCGTCCCGATTCGCTGGATCCTGCGCAAGCACGCCAACGTGCGGGTGGTGATGGGCGAGGTGACGGCGATCGACGTGGACGCGCGGCAGGTGGTGGTCGACCATGGCGCCATCACCGAGTCGTTCGACTTCCTCATCGTCGCCGCCGGGGCGCGGCACGCGTACTTCGGGCACGACGAGTGGGAGCCCAGCGCCCCGGGGCTCAAGTCGCTCGACGACGCGCTCGAGATCCGCAACCGCTTCCTGCAGGCGTTCGAACTGGCGGAGCGGTGCGAGGACCCCGCCGAGCGCGGGGCGTTGCAGACCATCGTGATCATCGGCGGGGGACCCACGGGCGTGGAGCTGGCGGGGCTGATGGCGACCATCGCCCGCGACGTCCTGCAAAACGACTTCCGGTGCATCGACACGCGGCGCACGCGGGTGCTCCTCCTCGAAGGGGGGAATCGCCTCCTCCCCTCGTTCCCCGGCCACCTCTCGGCGGCGGCGTACCGGGACGTGGCCGAGCTCGGGGTGGAGATCCGCCTCGACTCGATCGTGACGCGGATCGAGGACGATGCCGTGTACGTGGGCGACGAGCGGATCGCGACCCGCACCGTCTTCTGGGCGGCCGGCAATGCGGCCTCGCCGTTAGGCAGGATGCTCGGCGCCCCGGTGGACCGCGTGGGACGCGTCGTCGTCGAGCCCGACCTGTCGATTCCCGGGCACCCGGAGGTCTTCGTGGTCGGCGACCTGGCCTCGGTGCAGCGAGGCGACGGGCGCCTGGTCCCGGGCGTTGCACCTGCGGCCAACCAGGAGGGGGCGTGGGCGGCGCGCAACGTCCTCCGCACGCTGCGCCGCCAGGAGCGCAAGGCGTTCCGCTACTTCAACAAGGGCGACCTGGCGACCATCGGGCGCCACCGCGCCATCGCCGACTTCGGGACCATCGACTTCACCGGCATCCCGGCGTGGCTCCTCTGGCTCTTCGTCCACATCATGTACCTGGTGGGGTTCCGGAACCGGGTGACGGTCCTGATCCAGTGGGCGTGGGCGTATTTCGCGTACCAGCGGGGGGCGAGGCTGATCACGGGGGCATCGGGTCACCGGAGCGGGAGGGAGGGCGCCGAGTCGGTGGACGGTTGA